In Cyclopterus lumpus isolate fCycLum1 chromosome 9, fCycLum1.pri, whole genome shotgun sequence, a single genomic region encodes these proteins:
- the LOC117736344 gene encoding 3-hydroxy-3-methylglutaryl-coenzyme A reductase-like produces MLTGLFRMHGLLVASHPWEVIVGTVTLTICMMSMNMFTGNDQICGWNFDCPKTEEQILSSDIIILTITRCIAIVYIYFQFQNLRQLGSKYILGIAGLFTIFSSFVFSTVVIHFLDKELTGLNEALPFFLLLIDLSKACALAKFALSSSSQDEVRDNIARGMSVLGPTFTLDALVECLVIGVGTMSGVRQLEIMCCFGCMSVLANYFVFMTFFPACVSLVLELSRDSQEGHPIWQLSHFSRVMEEEEDNKPNPVTQRVKMIMSLGLVMVHAHSRWIAEPFSINTTPGVPQVGMELDHLSPRRIEPERTLWHFYLTRMITMDIEQVICLALALLLAIKYIFFEQSEMESTLSLKNPITMSAPALTPRRPTETCCRKEPCPPQPLAPAQSVTVPATFIKAERDEVIRPLSAPAADLRPKSFFVAGDEEEGLKSETDQPSLPPKPRDLVECVAVLNDPELGARFLSDAEVMQLVNSKHIPAYKLEAIMEKPERGVAIRRQMISDKLPSPTALSTLPYTGYDYSKVMGTCCENVIGYIPVPVGVAGPLHLDGKQFQVPMATTEGCLVASTNRGCRAIALGGGANCRILADSMTRGPVVRLPSACQAAEVKGWLESTDGFQAVKEAFDNTSRFARLQKLLVGLAGRNLYIRFHSKTGDAMGMNMISKGTEQALSRLQQQFPELQVVAVSGNFCTDKKPAAINWIEGRGKSAVCEATIPAKVVREVLKTSTAALVEVNISKNLVGSAMAGSIGGFNAHAANLVAAIYIACGQDPAQSVGSSNCITLMEASGPTGEDLYITCTMPSIELGTVGGGTSLAPQQACLQMLGVQGACLDCPGDNARQLARVVCATVLAGELSLMAALAAGHLVKSHMIHNRSKVNLQETPGTCTRKAS; encoded by the exons CAAATTCTGagcagtgacatcatcatcctGACCATCACACGCTGCATTGCCATTGTCTACATCTACTTCCAGTTCCAGAACTTGAGACAGCTGGGGTCCAAATACATTTTAG GCATCGCTGGCCTTTTCACCATATTCTCCAGCTTCGTATTCAGCACAGTGGTCATTCACTTCCTTGATAAAGAGCTCACGGGCCTCAA CGAGGCGTTGCCGTTCTTCCTGCTGCTCATCGACCTCTCCAAAGCGTGCGCCCTCGCCAAGTTCGCCTTGAGCTCCAGCTCTCAG GATGAAGTGAGGGACAACATTGCCCGTGGCATGTCGGTCTTGGGACCCACCTTCACTCTGGACGCCCTGGTGGAGTGCTTAGTGATCGGGGTGGGAACCATGTCAG GTGTGCGGCAGTTGGAAATCATGTGCTGCTTTGGCTGCATGTCTGTCTTGGCCAACTACTTTGTGTTCATGACTTTCTTCCCAGCGTGCGTCTCACTGGTGCTGGAG TTGTCCCGCGATAGTCAGGAGGGCCATCCCATCTGGCAGCTGAGCCACTTCTCCAGagtcatggaggaggaggaggacaacaaaCCCAACCCCGTGACCCAGAGAGTCAAGATGATCATG TCTCTGGGCCTGGTGATGGTTCACGCCCACAGCCGCTGGATCGCCGAGCCCTTTTCCATCAACACCACGCCGGGCGTCCCGCAGGTCGGCATGGAGCTCGACCACCTCTCGCCACGGAGGATCGAGCCGGAGAGAACGCTGTGGCACTTCTACCTCACCAG GATGATAACCATGGACATAGAGCAGGTGATCTGTCTGGCTTTGGCCCTGCTGCTGGCTATCAAGTACATCTTCTTTGAGCAGTCCGAGATGGAGTCCACGCTGTCACTGAAGAACCCCATCACCATGTCCGCCCCGGCCCTGACCCCCCGGCGGCCCACCGAGACCTGCTGCAGGAAGGAGCCGTGCCCTCCCCAACCCCTCGCCCCCGCCCAGAGCGTGACTGTCCCAGCGACTTTCATCAAGGCCGAGAGAG ATGAGGTCATCCGGCCCTTGTCCGCTCCGGCCGCCGATCTCCGGCCGAAGAGCTTCTTCGTGGCAGGGGACGAAGAGGAGGGGCTCAAGTCCGAGACGGATCAGCCGAGCCTCCCCCCTAAGCCCAGAGACCTGGTCGAGTGTGTGGCCGTCCTCAACGACCCTGAG CTGGGGGCTCGTTTCCTGAGCGATGCGGAGGTGATGCAGCTGGTCAACTCCAAGCACATCCCCGCATACAAACTGGAGGCCATCATGGAGAAACCAGAGAGAGGCGTGGCCATACGCAGACAGATGATATCTGACAAACTTCCCTCCCCTACTGCGCTGTCCACCCTGCCGTACACCGGCTACGACTACTCCAAG GTTATGGGCACCTGTTGTGAGAATGTGATTGGCTACATTCCCGTGCCAGTAGGCGTGGCCGGGCCGCTGCATCTGGATGGGAAGCAGTTCCAGGTTCCCATGGCAACCACAGAGGGCTGCTTGGTTGCCAGCACCAACCGCGGATGTCGAGCAATCGCT CTGGGAGGCGGAGCCAACTGTCGCATCCTGGCCGACAGCATGACTCGAGGACCCGTAGTGAGACTGCCCTCTGCCTGCCAGGCTGCCGAGGTCAAGGGCTGGCTGGAGAGCACAGATGGTTTTCAGGCCGTCAAAGAGGCCTTTGACAACACCAGCAG GTTTGCACGGCTCCAGAAGCTACTGGTTGGTCTGGCTGGGAGAAACCTCTACATCCGCTTCCATTCCAAGACTGGCGATGCCATGGGGATGAATATGATCTCTAAG GGTACGGAGCAGGCACTGAGCAGACTGCAGCAGCAATTCCCAGAGCTGCAGGTGGTGGCGGTCAGTGGGAACTTCTGTACCGACAAGAAACCGGCCGCCATCAACTGGATCGAAGGCCGGGGCAAGTCTGCCGTCTGTGAGGCCACCATCCCCGCTAAAGTGGTCAGAGAG GTTTTAAAGACGTCAACAGCAGCTCTGGTGGAGGTGAACATCAGTAAGAACCTGGTGGGCTCGGCCATGGCGGGCAGCATCGGCGGATTCAACGCACACGCAGCCAACCTGGTGGCCGCCATCTACATAGCCTGCGGACAG gatcCGGCCCAGTCAGTGGGCAGCAGTAACTGCATCACCCTGATGGAGGCGTCCGGGCCAACGGGGGAAGACCTGTACATCACCTGCACCATGCCCTCCATAGAGCTGGGCACCGTAGGAGGAGGCACCAGCCTGGCCCCCCAGCAAGCCTGCCtccag atgctGGGCGTGCAGGGAGCCTGTCTGGACTGTCCCGGGGACAACGCCCGGCAGCTGGCCAGAGTCGTGTGCGCCACCGTGCTGGCTGGAGAGCTCTCCCTGATGGCTGCTCTGGCTGCCGGCCACCTGGTCAAGAGTCACATGATACACAACAG ATCCAAGGTGAACCTCCAGGAGACTCCAGGAACGTGCACCAGGAAGGCCTCCTGA